From Hippea alviniae EP5-r, the proteins below share one genomic window:
- the plsY gene encoding glycerol-3-phosphate 1-O-acyltransferase PlsY yields MLPYIVAAVGSFLLGSIPFGWLIAKFKGIDIKKQGSGNIGATNVYRVIGKKEGALTLLLDLLKGSFAVALFSFIYRDVHLVNIVSALAVVLGHDYSVFLLFKGGKGVATSYGSTLVIYPLAALSGMFIWILILLTTKYSSLAALLSFLIATLIALSSNDYYVRILFLILYILMIYKHRENIRRLFRKEESRVKI; encoded by the coding sequence TTGCTGCCATACATCGTGGCTGCAGTTGGCTCTTTTCTGTTAGGCAGCATTCCCTTTGGCTGGTTGATAGCAAAGTTTAAAGGCATAGACATCAAAAAACAGGGCAGTGGTAATATAGGTGCCACAAATGTTTATAGGGTTATAGGAAAAAAGGAAGGTGCCTTAACTCTTCTTTTAGACCTTCTAAAAGGCAGTTTTGCTGTTGCGCTTTTCTCTTTTATTTATAGAGATGTTCATCTTGTAAATATTGTCAGTGCTTTAGCTGTTGTGTTAGGGCATGATTATAGCGTATTTTTGCTGTTTAAGGGTGGAAAGGGCGTTGCAACGAGCTATGGTTCAACGCTTGTTATATACCCATTGGCTGCCTTGTCGGGTATGTTTATCTGGATTCTTATTCTGCTTACGACGAAATACTCTTCACTTGCCGCTTTGCTCTCTTTTTTGATTGCGACACTTATAGCCTTGTCGAGCAACGATTACTATGTAAGAATTCTGTTTTTAATTTTGTATATTTTGATGATTTATAAACACAGAGAGAATATAAGGCGTCTATTTAGGAAAGAAGAGAGTAGGGTAAAAATTTGA
- the carA gene encoding glutamine-hydrolyzing carbamoyl-phosphate synthase small subunit, which yields MKKAVLVLENGEIFEGFALGTIGTAVGEVVFNTAMSGYQEILTDPSYKGQIVTMTYTQIGNYGLNRDDEESDKPYVEGFVVKEGSVITSNFRSEESLDEYLKRHNIVAIEGIDTRKLTKMLRVKGSLIGAISSTETIDELKRRVSSFEIVGKDMVKFVSTKQPYRFDDGIFRFGYEIRKIKRVLDKPKKVVVIDFGVKKNILRYLVEVGFDVYVVGAYTSYDEVKGLNPDALFFSNGPGDPRGIDEKWIKEYRKMAENFVCFGICFGHQIIARAFDVKIYKMKFGHHGGNHPVKDLDSDKIFVTAQNHNYAVDDKDLVEKGFKITYINLNDGSVEGMMHKELPLMSVQYHPEASPGPHDAEYLFERFALMVKEN from the coding sequence ATGAAAAAGGCTGTTCTTGTTTTGGAGAATGGAGAGATATTTGAAGGGTTTGCACTTGGGACTATAGGCACTGCTGTTGGAGAAGTTGTATTTAACACGGCAATGAGCGGGTATCAGGAGATTTTAACTGACCCATCTTACAAAGGGCAAATCGTCACGATGACATACACGCAAATAGGTAATTATGGGCTTAATAGAGACGATGAAGAGTCAGATAAGCCGTATGTTGAAGGCTTTGTCGTTAAGGAAGGAAGTGTTATAACTTCCAATTTCAGGTCTGAAGAGAGCTTGGATGAGTATTTAAAGAGACACAACATAGTGGCAATAGAAGGCATAGATACAAGAAAATTAACAAAGATGCTAAGGGTTAAGGGCTCTCTAATTGGTGCTATAAGCTCAACAGAGACAATTGATGAGCTAAAGAGAAGGGTAAGCTCATTTGAGATAGTCGGAAAAGATATGGTCAAGTTTGTGAGCACAAAACAGCCTTATAGATTTGATGATGGCATATTCAGGTTTGGCTATGAGATAAGAAAGATAAAAAGGGTGCTCGATAAACCCAAAAAGGTTGTTGTTATAGATTTTGGCGTAAAGAAGAATATTTTAAGGTATCTTGTTGAAGTTGGTTTTGATGTGTATGTTGTTGGAGCCTATACAAGTTATGATGAAGTTAAAGGTTTAAATCCAGATGCACTGTTTTTTTCAAATGGGCCTGGAGATCCAAGGGGAATTGATGAAAAATGGATAAAAGAGTACAGAAAGATGGCAGAGAATTTTGTCTGTTTTGGCATCTGTTTTGGTCATCAGATAATAGCAAGGGCGTTCGATGTGAAGATATACAAGATGAAGTTTGGCCATCATGGTGGTAATCACCCGGTTAAGGATTTAGACAGTGATAAGATATTTGTCACAGCTCAAAATCATAATTATGCCGTTGATGATAAAGATTTAGTTGAAAAAGGTTTCAAAATAACATATATAAATCTAAATGATGGCAGTGTGGAAGGTATGATGCATAAAGAACTGCCGCTTATGAGTGTTCAGTATCATCCAGAAGCATCACCAGGTCCACACGATGCTGAGTATCTGTTTGAGAGATTTGCCTTGATGGTAAAAGAAAATTAG
- a CDS encoding DUF507 family protein, giving the protein MRYSSARIRYLARQIFKRATEEGVFDVISSERAVINEIIETMEKYFSLEDEVYEKVMESLQKRSKKLIPGSMEWEIAFNKAFEEEMSKRLLK; this is encoded by the coding sequence ATGAGATATAGCAGCGCAAGAATAAGGTATTTGGCAAGGCAGATATTCAAAAGGGCAACAGAAGAAGGTGTATTTGATGTTATCAGTAGTGAGAGAGCCGTGATTAACGAGATAATTGAGACAATGGAGAAGTATTTTTCATTAGAAGATGAAGTGTATGAGAAGGTGATGGAGAGTTTGCAGAAGAGAAGTAAAAAGCTTATTCCCGGCTCTATGGAGTGGGAAATAGCCTTTAATAAAGCGTTTGAAGAAGAGATGAGTAAAAGGTTGCTGAAATGA
- a CDS encoding DUF507 family protein — protein sequence MALRKREVELLADKISVNLIRSGNIKLNKDVSILKSIVKDVLEEDVQKEREIDIKTKELLKQFSNEIEKEGADSSKLFIMAKKKVAKKEGFLL from the coding sequence ATGGCGCTAAGGAAAAGGGAAGTTGAACTGTTAGCCGATAAAATCTCCGTAAACCTTATAAGAAGTGGCAATATAAAACTCAATAAGGATGTATCTATTTTAAAGAGTATTGTCAAAGATGTGCTTGAAGAAGATGTTCAAAAAGAGAGAGAGATAGATATAAAGACAAAAGAGCTTCTCAAACAGTTCTCCAACGAGATAGAAAAAGAAGGTGCCGATAGCTCTAAGCTATTTATTATGGCGAAGAAAAAAGTGGCGAAGAAGGAAGGTTTTTTGCTATGA